A single Novosphingobium sp. SL115 DNA region contains:
- a CDS encoding fumarylacetoacetate hydrolase family protein yields the protein MTQYISFRRPDGKPSFGRLDGDTVHDLGAQGAPAWLKDVLDGDLSALTPTASFARADVRLLPLVPNPDKILCVGLNYATHVAETGREQKEFPAIFTRYADSLIADGEPLVRPKESVRFDYEGELAVVIGKGGRRIPREKALEHVAGYSVFNDGSVRDWQRHNIQFTPGKTFPGTGAFGPTLVTPDAVGDLSSQRVQTRLNGQVVQDQPISDLIWDVAFIIEYCSTFTPLAPGDVIVTGTPGGVGDKRNPPLYMKAGDVCEVSVGVIGKLTNPVIDEI from the coding sequence ATGACCCAATACATCAGTTTTCGCCGCCCTGACGGCAAGCCCAGCTTTGGCCGTCTTGATGGCGACACCGTGCATGACCTTGGCGCACAAGGCGCGCCCGCATGGCTGAAGGACGTGCTGGACGGTGATCTGTCCGCGCTGACGCCCACGGCCAGCTTCGCCCGCGCCGATGTGCGTCTGCTGCCACTGGTGCCCAACCCGGACAAGATCCTCTGCGTCGGTCTGAACTATGCCACGCACGTTGCCGAAACCGGGCGCGAGCAGAAGGAATTCCCGGCGATCTTCACCCGGTATGCCGACAGCCTGATTGCCGATGGCGAACCGCTGGTGCGGCCAAAGGAATCGGTGCGGTTCGATTATGAAGGCGAACTGGCCGTGGTGATCGGCAAGGGCGGCCGCCGCATTCCGCGTGAAAAGGCGCTGGAGCATGTCGCGGGGTATTCGGTGTTCAACGATGGTTCGGTGCGCGATTGGCAGCGCCACAACATTCAGTTCACGCCGGGCAAGACCTTTCCAGGCACTGGCGCTTTTGGCCCGACGCTGGTCACGCCCGATGCGGTGGGCGATCTTTCCAGCCAGCGCGTGCAGACCCGGTTGAACGGACAGGTGGTGCAGGATCAGCCGATCAGCGATCTGATCTGGGATGTGGCCTTCATCATCGAATATTGTTCCACCTTCACGCCTTTGGCACCGGGCGATGTGATCGTCACTGGCACGCCCGGCGGCGTTGGCGACAAGCGTAATCCGCCGCTTTACATGAAGGCGGGCGACGTTTGCGAAGTGTCTGTCGGCGTGATCGGCAAGCTGACCAACCCGGTGATCGACGAAATCTGA
- a CDS encoding GlcG/HbpS family heme-binding protein has protein sequence MSLNLSAAQTIVSAALADARARGAKPLAVIVLDAGGHPVAFAREDGATMFRHDIARAKAVGALGMGDDTRVIAERAKGNPAFFQSVTAVVGGQIAFSPGGVLIRDGGSVIGAVGISGDTGDCDEECALAGIRTAGFNVENAK, from the coding sequence TTGAGCCTGAACCTCTCTGCCGCACAGACCATTGTGAGCGCAGCGTTGGCCGATGCCCGCGCCCGCGGTGCAAAGCCGCTGGCGGTGATCGTGCTGGACGCGGGCGGCCATCCGGTGGCTTTTGCCCGCGAAGATGGCGCAACCATGTTCCGCCATGACATTGCCCGCGCCAAGGCTGTGGGCGCGCTGGGCATGGGTGACGATACCCGTGTGATTGCCGAACGCGCCAAGGGCAATCCGGCATTTTTCCAGAGCGTGACCGCTGTGGTTGGCGGCCAGATTGCCTTTTCGCCCGGCGGCGTGCTGATCCGCGATGGCGGCAGCGTAATCGGCGCGGTGGGGATCAGCGGCGATACTGGCGATTGTGATGAAGAATGCGCGCTGGCGGGCATCCGTACTGCAGGATTCAACGTGGAGAATGCAAAGTGA
- a CDS encoding alpha/beta hydrolase, whose product MTQTIAQMGTAMGPHVVEACRALFDAEQQVLAARVPVLAADCVYGPDPRHRLDLYRTGDGSGLPVVLFIHGGGFRMGDKGDGGSWANAAVARAMAEAGFLGAAMNYRLLPQARWPEGGEDVCAAVEWLRAHAAEFDGDPARIVVVGTSAGAVHIATALQLQGDLPVRGAVLLSGLYGYTPLDERDEVYYGPNADYPARMPRDAVVETTVPLFVAGAQFDPARFQQEFAGLLNERVQRHGVLPRAHYASGHNHYSMAMHIGTADRRLTDEIVDFVRDCVG is encoded by the coding sequence GTGACGCAGACTATCGCACAAATGGGCACGGCCATGGGGCCGCACGTGGTCGAAGCTTGTCGCGCGCTGTTCGATGCAGAACAACAGGTGCTGGCCGCGCGTGTGCCGGTGCTGGCCGCCGATTGCGTCTATGGTCCGGACCCGCGGCATCGGCTGGACCTGTATCGCACAGGCGATGGTTCCGGATTGCCGGTGGTGCTGTTTATCCATGGCGGCGGGTTTCGCATGGGCGACAAGGGGGATGGCGGATCGTGGGCGAATGCTGCGGTGGCGCGCGCCATGGCCGAGGCGGGGTTCCTTGGTGCGGCGATGAATTACCGGCTGTTGCCACAAGCGCGCTGGCCCGAAGGCGGCGAGGATGTGTGTGCCGCCGTGGAATGGCTGCGCGCCCATGCAGCGGAATTTGACGGCGATCCGGCGCGGATTGTGGTGGTGGGGACATCGGCAGGCGCGGTGCATATTGCCACGGCCTTACAATTGCAGGGCGATTTGCCGGTGCGCGGCGCGGTGCTGCTGTCGGGGCTTTATGGATACACCCCGCTGGATGAGCGGGATGAGGTCTATTACGGGCCGAATGCCGATTATCCGGCGCGGATGCCGCGTGATGCCGTGGTGGAAACCACGGTGCCGTTGTTTGTGGCGGGCGCGCAGTTCGATCCTGCACGGTTCCAGCAGGAATTTGCCGGGCTTTTGAACGAACGGGTGCAGCGCCACGGCGTTCTGCCGCGCGCCCACTATGCCAGCGGGCACAACCATTATTCGATGGCCATGCATATCGGCACTGCGGACAGGCGGCTGACCGACGAAATCGTGGACTTTGTGCGCGATTGCGTGGGGTGA
- a CDS encoding VOC family protein: MKLRSIELALPDPAGAAAFMVDIWGLAPAEVRGTTHYLRGSGTFSYLMAFEQSDEEFVRSTTFVCSDEELAGITARVAENGWAAKPVISTDPGDGAGLLVELPEGTILRFLAGTNEVAPIEGFAKASKRVRPVKLTHVVFNAADAELMGHAVEDVLNFRVSDRTKGMVFVRCNDSHHSTAFARAGFSSLNHVAFEMDDLDTVMRGIGWMRDNGFAPAWGPGRHGPGDNVYAYYIAPFGPVIEYSTAVEKVPADYEAGKPDDWTWPEQRIDQWGVSDKDFDGLRVAEERFRCRRDWDAQDLAI; this comes from the coding sequence GTGAAGCTGCGCAGCATCGAATTGGCCCTGCCCGATCCCGCAGGGGCGGCAGCGTTCATGGTGGACATCTGGGGCCTTGCCCCGGCAGAAGTGCGCGGGACCACGCATTACCTGCGCGGGTCGGGCACGTTTTCCTATCTGATGGCGTTCGAACAGTCGGACGAGGAGTTCGTGCGGTCCACCACGTTCGTCTGTTCGGACGAGGAATTGGCCGGGATTACCGCGCGCGTGGCGGAAAACGGTTGGGCGGCGAAACCAGTAATATCAACCGATCCGGGCGATGGCGCTGGATTGCTGGTGGAATTGCCTGAAGGTACCATCCTGCGTTTTCTGGCAGGCACCAACGAAGTTGCGCCGATCGAAGGTTTTGCCAAGGCCAGCAAGCGCGTGCGCCCGGTCAAGCTGACGCATGTGGTGTTCAACGCTGCCGATGCTGAATTGATGGGCCATGCGGTGGAAGACGTGCTGAATTTCCGCGTGTCCGACCGCACCAAGGGCATGGTCTTTGTCCGTTGCAACGACAGTCACCATTCCACCGCCTTTGCCCGCGCGGGCTTTTCCAGCCTGAACCATGTGGCGTTTGAAATGGACGATCTGGACACCGTGATGCGCGGCATTGGCTGGATGCGCGACAACGGCTTTGCGCCGGCGTGGGGGCCGGGCCGCCATGGTCCGGGCGACAATGTTTACGCGTATTACATCGCGCCATTCGGCCCGGTGATCGAATATTCTACAGCAGTGGAAAAGGTGCCCGCCGATTATGAAGCGGGCAAGCCGGACGACTGGACCTGGCCCGAACAGCGCATCGACCAATGGGGCGTTTCGGACAAGGATTTCGACGGTTTGCGCGTCGCAGAGGAACGGTTCCGCTGCCGCCGTGACTGGGACGCTCAAGACCTTGCAATTTGA
- a CDS encoding glycosyl hydrolase: protein MNLRRGLSVVSILASTTLLTPAAFADEAAPAARAADATLEQQFENPPMEARPRVWWHWMNGNVTKDGIAKDMAWMKRVGIGGLQNFDAGLDTPQIVDKRLVYMTPEWKDAFRFAATEADKHGLELAIAASPGWSETGGPWVKAEDGLKKVVWSETRLKGGKRFTGKLAMPPVNTGPFLDMPHFDPLAGVVGEHGFHAPEHYGDIAVFAVPDLAAADPVPAYSVGGKALDAVALSDASLQSGVTLPRGSADAPTTVIASYAKAQTVRSATVSIPGAKGTFSGPTVDMRLEASDDGQAWRAVGTFPVTAAPSTIAFAPVTARHFRLVLVPLPFNGSNMGDPMPGLAPAGGFLEMMAAAAKAPFDVKQFRLSSEATVDQFESKAGFAVVPDYYALGAPDAAAVGVDPAKVIDLTGKMKSDGTLDWTAPKGNWRIIRLGASLLGTTNHPAPPEATGLEVDKFDGDAVRRYLEHYIGMYKDAAGPELVGKRGVRAILTDSIEVGAANWTPKMVEQFKRLRGYDPTPYMPALAGVLIGTREQSDRFLRDYRQTLADLMSSEHYGVVAEVAHEHGLKVYGEALEDNRPSLGDDIAMRSHADVPMAALWTYGRKAGPNPSYVADMKGAASTAHIYGQNLVAAESMTSALAPWAYAPNELRRIIDLEFASGVNRPVVHTSVHQPVDDKVPGMSLMIFGQFFNRHEAWAELARPWVDYMARSSLLLQAGRNVADVAYFYGEEGPLTALYGRKRIADAPTVHAYDFINRDALFDAVKVEGGEVVAKGGARYKAIQLGGSTQRMTLPTLRRLAALVEAGATVVGKAPVSSPALNDDPAEFAALVAKLWSGSATTRLGAGQVIASSDIDAALAGAGVAPDLVLGGKSADGEVLFVHRALADGDAWFVNNRKDASETLEARFRVTGKQPELWHADTGEVEAVSYRIENGQTVVPLTLEPEDSVFVVFRKPAKADAMAIKKLAPVPVATLKGAWKVAFQPGRGAPASINLPKLASLTDSADAGVKYFSGLATYTSSFTLPKGVKPGQPLWIDLGQVGEIAEVSVNGKHAGYAWAKPYRVNIAGAVKQGTNTIEVKVANLWVNRLIGDAQDGAAKVTWTAIPTYSATAPLRPSGLIGPVQLLGAGN from the coding sequence ATGAACCTTCGCCGGGGCCTTTCGGTCGTATCTATCCTTGCCAGCACCACGTTGCTCACTCCCGCCGCCTTTGCCGATGAAGCGGCACCGGCTGCCCGCGCTGCCGACGCCACGCTGGAACAGCAGTTCGAAAATCCGCCAATGGAAGCGCGCCCGCGTGTGTGGTGGCACTGGATGAACGGCAATGTCACCAAGGATGGCATTGCCAAGGATATGGCGTGGATGAAGCGCGTCGGCATTGGCGGGTTGCAAAACTTCGATGCGGGGTTGGATACGCCGCAGATCGTGGACAAGCGGCTGGTCTATATGACGCCTGAATGGAAGGACGCCTTCCGCTTTGCCGCAACCGAGGCGGACAAGCATGGCCTTGAACTCGCCATCGCGGCATCGCCAGGCTGGTCTGAAACCGGCGGTCCGTGGGTCAAGGCCGAAGACGGGCTAAAGAAGGTGGTGTGGAGCGAAACCCGCCTGAAGGGGGGCAAGCGCTTTACTGGCAAGCTGGCCATGCCGCCGGTCAATACCGGCCCGTTCCTTGACATGCCCCATTTCGATCCGCTGGCGGGTGTCGTGGGCGAACATGGCTTCCACGCACCCGAACATTATGGTGACATTGCGGTCTTTGCCGTGCCCGATCTGGCCGCCGCCGATCCGGTCCCGGCCTATAGCGTGGGCGGCAAGGCGCTTGACGCCGTCGCCCTGTCCGATGCCAGCCTGCAATCGGGCGTTACCCTGCCGCGCGGCAGCGCCGATGCGCCGACCACGGTGATCGCCAGCTATGCCAAAGCGCAGACCGTGCGTTCGGCCACGGTATCCATCCCCGGCGCCAAGGGCACGTTCTCTGGCCCCACGGTCGACATGCGGCTGGAAGCGAGCGATGACGGGCAGGCATGGCGCGCTGTGGGCACCTTCCCGGTGACCGCTGCCCCTTCGACCATTGCGTTCGCCCCGGTCACCGCAAGGCATTTCCGTCTGGTGCTGGTCCCGCTGCCGTTCAACGGATCAAACATGGGCGATCCCATGCCCGGCCTTGCGCCTGCTGGCGGCTTCCTTGAAATGATGGCGGCGGCGGCCAAGGCTCCGTTCGACGTAAAGCAGTTCCGCCTGTCCTCCGAAGCCACGGTAGACCAGTTCGAAAGCAAGGCCGGTTTCGCGGTCGTGCCCGATTACTATGCGCTGGGTGCGCCCGATGCCGCCGCTGTGGGCGTTGATCCGGCGAAGGTCATCGATCTGACGGGCAAGATGAAGTCCGACGGCACGCTCGATTGGACCGCGCCCAAGGGCAACTGGCGCATCATCCGCCTTGGCGCCAGCCTGCTGGGCACCACCAACCATCCTGCACCGCCCGAAGCCACGGGCCTTGAGGTGGACAAGTTCGATGGCGACGCGGTGCGTCGGTATCTGGAACACTACATCGGCATGTACAAGGATGCTGCCGGTCCCGAACTGGTCGGCAAGCGCGGCGTCCGCGCAATCCTGACCGATTCCATCGAAGTGGGCGCGGCCAACTGGACCCCGAAAATGGTGGAACAGTTCAAGCGCCTGCGCGGTTATGACCCCACGCCTTATATGCCCGCACTGGCAGGTGTGCTGATCGGCACGCGCGAACAGTCCGACCGCTTCCTGCGTGATTACCGCCAGACGCTGGCCGATCTGATGTCGTCCGAACATTATGGCGTGGTGGCCGAGGTGGCGCACGAACATGGTCTGAAGGTCTATGGCGAGGCGCTGGAAGACAACCGCCCGTCGCTGGGGGACGACATCGCCATGCGTTCCCATGCCGACGTGCCGATGGCCGCACTGTGGACGTATGGGCGCAAGGCGGGGCCGAACCCCAGCTATGTGGCTGACATGAAGGGCGCGGCCTCCACCGCGCACATCTATGGCCAGAACCTTGTCGCGGCGGAATCGATGACCTCGGCGCTGGCACCATGGGCCTATGCGCCCAATGAACTGCGCCGCATCATCGATCTGGAATTTGCCAGCGGCGTCAATCGCCCGGTGGTCCACACCTCGGTCCATCAGCCGGTGGATGACAAGGTGCCCGGCATGTCGTTGATGATCTTCGGCCAATTCTTCAACCGCCATGAAGCATGGGCCGAACTGGCGCGGCCATGGGTGGATTATATGGCGCGGTCTTCGCTGCTGTTGCAGGCGGGCCGCAACGTGGCGGATGTCGCCTATTTCTATGGCGAGGAAGGCCCGCTGACCGCGCTGTACGGGCGCAAGCGCATTGCCGATGCACCCACCGTCCACGCCTATGACTTCATCAACCGCGATGCGCTGTTCGATGCGGTAAAGGTTGAAGGCGGCGAAGTGGTGGCCAAGGGCGGTGCGCGTTACAAGGCGATCCAGCTTGGCGGTTCCACCCAGCGGATGACCCTGCCCACCCTGCGTCGCCTCGCCGCGCTGGTGGAAGCGGGCGCGACCGTTGTGGGCAAGGCCCCTGTAAGCTCGCCCGCATTGAACGATGATCCGGCAGAATTTGCCGCGCTGGTGGCAAAACTGTGGAGCGGTTCGGCCACGACCAGGCTGGGCGCGGGGCAGGTAATCGCCTCGTCCGACATCGACGCCGCGCTGGCTGGCGCGGGTGTTGCGCCCGATCTGGTGCTGGGCGGCAAGTCTGCCGATGGCGAAGTGCTGTTCGTCCACCGCGCATTGGCTGATGGCGATGCGTGGTTTGTGAACAACCGCAAAGATGCATCCGAAACGCTGGAAGCGCGCTTCCGCGTGACCGGAAAGCAGCCGGAACTGTGGCATGCCGATACCGGCGAGGTTGAGGCCGTGTCCTATCGCATCGAAAATGGCCAGACGGTGGTGCCGCTGACGTTGGAGCCTGAAGATTCGGTCTTCGTGGTGTTCCGCAAACCGGCCAAGGCCGATGCCATGGCGATCAAGAAGCTGGCCCCCGTCCCAGTCGCCACGCTGAAGGGTGCATGGAAAGTGGCGTTCCAGCCCGGTCGCGGCGCGCCTGCTTCAATCAACCTGCCAAAGCTGGCATCGCTGACCGATTCTGCCGATGCCGGGGTGAAGTACTTCTCCGGCCTTGCGACCTACACGTCCAGCTTTACCCTGCCAAAGGGCGTGAAGCCCGGCCAGCCACTCTGGATCGATCTGGGGCAGGTGGGTGAAATTGCCGAAGTATCGGTCAACGGCAAGCACGCCGGTTATGCGTGGGCCAAGCCCTATCGCGTCAACATTGCCGGCGCGGTAAAGCAGGGGACCAACACCATCGAGGTGAAGGTGGCAAACCTGTGGGTCAACCGTCTGATCGGTGATGCTCAGGATGGCGCGGCCAAGGTGACATGGACCGCTATTCCGACCTATTCCGCCACCGCCCCGCTGCGGCCATCGGGCCTGATAGGACCAGTGCAGTTGCTGGGCGCAGGGAACTGA
- a CDS encoding LysR family transcriptional regulator: MIDPRGLMTFHRVCEAGTISGAARMLNISQPSVSSAIAALEKRLGARLFERSRTGIVLTAEGEALKVRAQMLHNLMRDAQTEIDNVSKGAWGPLRVGGTPGALVSLLPLAVQAMDAQGAATALHVIERPDGTLNDMLRNGEIELAFVTTEIEEPPVDLVEATFTRDPFTLIVGRLHDDLPDRMALRDAAQMPWVLPEAQGAFRRQVDALFISAGLATPRNVVRCDSLLTTKAIVRSTARVTILPREVSSAELSIGVLRAIALEEAGFDRCVGIRRHKERMLSPMARRLIEQLAVNP; the protein is encoded by the coding sequence ATGATCGACCCACGCGGATTGATGACGTTTCACCGGGTCTGCGAGGCCGGGACGATCAGCGGCGCTGCGCGCATGCTCAATATCTCGCAACCGTCGGTTTCCAGCGCGATTGCCGCGCTGGAAAAGCGGCTCGGCGCGCGATTGTTCGAACGCTCGCGCACCGGCATCGTGCTGACGGCGGAAGGGGAAGCGTTGAAAGTGCGAGCGCAGATGCTGCACAATCTGATGCGCGACGCCCAGACCGAAATCGATAATGTCAGCAAGGGCGCGTGGGGACCGCTGCGGGTGGGCGGCACACCAGGCGCGCTGGTCAGCCTGCTGCCGCTGGCGGTGCAGGCCATGGATGCGCAAGGCGCGGCCACCGCGCTGCATGTGATCGAACGTCCCGACGGCACGTTGAACGATATGCTGCGCAACGGCGAAATCGAACTGGCCTTCGTCACGACCGAGATTGAAGAACCGCCGGTCGATCTGGTGGAAGCCACCTTCACGCGCGATCCGTTCACGCTGATCGTGGGGCGTTTGCACGATGACCTGCCTGATCGCATGGCATTGCGCGATGCGGCCCAAATGCCATGGGTCTTGCCCGAAGCACAGGGCGCGTTCCGGCGGCAGGTGGATGCGCTGTTCATTTCGGCGGGCCTTGCCACGCCGCGCAATGTGGTGCGCTGCGATTCGCTGCTGACCACCAAGGCGATCGTGCGCAGCACCGCGCGCGTCACCATCCTGCCGCGCGAAGTATCGTCGGCAGAACTGTCCATCGGGGTCTTGCGGGCCATTGCGCTGGAAGAAGCCGGGTTTGACCGCTGCGTCGGTATTCGCCGCCACAAGGAGCGGATGCTCTCGCCCATGGCCCGGCGGCTGATCGAACAATTGGCGGTCAATCCATAG
- a CDS encoding bifunctional 3-(3-hydroxy-phenyl)propionate/3-hydroxycinnamic acid hydroxylase — protein sequence MADVAIIGCGPVGAMAANLLAKQGLSVVVLEKELDHYPLPRAVHLDHEMMRLFQSAGVIDRVEPDMVATDGHLHIGADHGVIRYMGTVGKPRPFGWGNDYFFYQPEFEAHLRDAFADNSGIKLLLGAEFSALEQDDNGVTVRYDLNGTEQHLNVRWVIAADGSRSPVRKFLDVKLDDLDFEEPWLVVDAEVEGPVTFPTLTGVPEGADLQRLSVMMCDPNRPATIVPGRRNHRRWEFMLLPGEDDAEMMREENVAALVGAWMKDIPHQITRAATYRFHGLVAERWQVGRVFLAGDAAHQTPPFFGQGMCHGLRDVANLAWKMAAIVNDGADEAILTTYQPERDPHVRGVIGAAVGAGRYICELDPAKAAARDAAIREQSAQKQGETAADLIPAIASGFIAPGTPGAGGRFIQPILTDGRKLDDLTGQGWRLFVRGAVADGAIAAADLPDNGAVLGWLDARGVDAVLVRPDHYVFGSGHAADLIAARDALLTQKLEIAA from the coding sequence ATGGCTGATGTTGCGATCATCGGTTGCGGGCCGGTGGGGGCCATGGCGGCCAACCTGTTGGCAAAGCAGGGTCTTTCGGTGGTGGTTCTGGAAAAGGAACTGGACCACTACCCACTGCCGCGCGCCGTCCACCTTGACCACGAAATGATGCGCCTGTTCCAGAGCGCGGGCGTGATCGACCGGGTGGAGCCGGACATGGTGGCCACCGACGGGCACCTGCACATCGGCGCGGACCATGGCGTGATCCGCTATATGGGCACTGTGGGCAAGCCGCGTCCGTTTGGCTGGGGCAACGATTACTTCTTTTATCAGCCCGAATTCGAAGCGCACCTGCGCGACGCATTTGCCGACAACAGCGGCATAAAATTGCTGCTGGGAGCCGAATTTTCCGCGCTGGAACAGGACGATAACGGGGTTACTGTCCGGTATGACCTGAACGGCACCGAACAGCACCTGAACGTCCGCTGGGTGATCGCGGCGGACGGTTCGCGCAGCCCGGTGCGCAAGTTTCTGGACGTGAAGCTGGACGACCTCGATTTCGAGGAACCGTGGCTTGTGGTCGATGCCGAAGTTGAAGGCCCGGTGACCTTCCCGACGCTGACCGGCGTGCCCGAAGGGGCCGATCTGCAACGCCTGTCGGTGATGATGTGCGACCCCAACCGCCCGGCGACCATCGTGCCCGGCCGCCGCAACCATCGCCGCTGGGAATTCATGCTGCTGCCTGGTGAAGACGATGCCGAGATGATGCGCGAAGAGAATGTCGCCGCGCTGGTGGGGGCGTGGATGAAGGATATTCCGCACCAGATTACCCGTGCCGCGACCTATCGCTTCCATGGCCTTGTCGCCGAACGCTGGCAGGTGGGCCGGGTGTTTCTGGCGGGCGATGCCGCGCACCAGACTCCGCCGTTCTTTGGGCAGGGCATGTGCCATGGCCTGCGCGATGTGGCGAACCTTGCGTGGAAGATGGCGGCCATTGTCAATGATGGCGCGGACGAGGCAATCCTGACCACCTATCAGCCCGAACGCGATCCGCATGTGCGAGGCGTGATCGGCGCGGCGGTGGGCGCAGGGCGCTATATCTGCGAGCTTGATCCGGCCAAGGCGGCGGCGCGCGATGCGGCCATTCGTGAACAATCGGCGCAGAAGCAGGGTGAGACAGCGGCGGATCTGATCCCCGCGATTGCCAGCGGATTTATCGCGCCGGGCACGCCGGGGGCAGGGGGGCGATTCATTCAGCCTATCCTGACCGATGGGCGCAAGCTGGACGACCTGACCGGGCAAGGCTGGCGCCTGTTCGTGCGCGGGGCGGTGGCTGATGGCGCTATTGCGGCAGCGGACCTGCCCGACAATGGCGCGGTACTGGGCTGGCTGGACGCGCGCGGGGTGGATGCCGTGCTGGTGCGTCCGGACCATTACGTGTTTGGCAGCGGGCATGCTGCCGATCTGATTGCGGCGCGCGACGCGCTGCTGACGCAAAAGCTGGAGATTGCTGCTTGA
- a CDS encoding amidohydrolase family protein, whose amino-acid sequence MRTLIRHARIFDGTGSALKDGAVLIDGNRIAAVAFGADALVGEAADRVIDAGGRTLMPGMVESHAHLTWGSSVEKIYHQFILPSEELKVAAWRNARVLLDHGFTSAYSAGALGDGIEVELAAAINAGETPGPRLVPSTLERSPEGAEGVETGDVFNGRGPDAIRKFVAYCKDQGIGSLKLVVSGEDALKPGSAGDVLYTDEEMEAAGAAAKDAGLWIATHAYYPKAIELALKAGARIIYHASYADAAAADAMVAAKDATFYAPSPGVSIAALEATPPPHIDMSHMKKSAAERMALESKLVPALKARGVRILIGGDYGFPFNPNGRNARDLEIFVDHFGYTPAEALTAATKLGGELMALDVGLVREGFLADLLLVDGDPTQDVAVLQDKGKLALIMKDGAIYKDVA is encoded by the coding sequence ATGCGGACACTGATCCGCCACGCTCGTATTTTTGACGGCACCGGCAGCGCGCTGAAAGACGGCGCGGTTCTGATCGATGGCAACCGCATTGCCGCCGTGGCCTTTGGCGCGGACGCGCTGGTGGGCGAAGCCGCCGACCGCGTGATTGATGCAGGCGGGCGCACGCTGATGCCGGGCATGGTGGAATCGCACGCGCACCTGACGTGGGGTTCGTCGGTCGAAAAGATCTATCACCAGTTCATCCTGCCGTCCGAAGAGCTGAAAGTTGCCGCATGGCGCAACGCCCGTGTCCTGCTGGATCACGGCTTTACCAGTGCCTATTCCGCAGGCGCGCTGGGCGATGGTATCGAGGTTGAACTGGCCGCCGCCATCAACGCAGGCGAAACGCCAGGGCCGCGGCTTGTGCCATCCACGCTGGAACGCAGCCCGGAAGGAGCCGAAGGCGTTGAAACCGGCGATGTGTTCAACGGGCGCGGGCCGGACGCGATCCGCAAGTTCGTGGCCTATTGCAAGGATCAGGGCATCGGTTCGCTGAAACTGGTGGTTTCGGGCGAAGACGCACTGAAGCCCGGTTCGGCGGGCGATGTGCTTTATACCGACGAGGAAATGGAAGCGGCGGGCGCGGCGGCAAAGGATGCGGGTCTGTGGATCGCTACCCATGCCTATTACCCCAAGGCCATTGAACTGGCGCTGAAAGCAGGCGCGCGCATCATCTACCACGCATCTTATGCCGACGCTGCGGCGGCTGATGCGATGGTGGCGGCCAAGGACGCCACGTTCTATGCTCCGTCGCCCGGCGTTTCCATCGCCGCGCTAGAAGCCACCCCGCCGCCGCATATCGACATGAGCCACATGAAGAAAAGCGCGGCTGAACGCATGGCGCTGGAAAGCAAGCTGGTGCCTGCGCTGAAGGCGCGCGGGGTGCGCATCCTGATCGGCGGAGACTACGGATTTCCATTTAATCCCAATGGCCGCAATGCGCGCGACCTTGAAATTTTCGTCGATCATTTCGGCTATACCCCGGCAGAGGCGCTGACCGCCGCGACCAAGCTGGGTGGTGAGCTGATGGCGCTGGACGTAGGGCTGGTGCGCGAAGGTTTTCTGGCCGACCTGCTGCTGGTCGATGGCGATCCGACGCAGGACGTGGCCGTGCTTCAGGACAAGGGCAAGCTGGCCCTGATTATGAAGGACGGCGCGATCTACAAGGACGTCGCATAA